GTCCTGATGCCCGCCCGTCCCGCGCCCGTCCGACTGCCGTGCCGTCCGATCCGGCCGCGCCGCTGCCCACCGAGTTCCTGACCGGCCCGCGCGTGTTTGCGCGGCGGCTGGCCCCGACCGACCCGGTCGCGTGGCGGTACCTGGGTGTCGTGGCGCTCAGCGCGGCGCTGTCCGGCGTGGCGTACGCGGCGCTGGTGCGTCCCTCGGTGACGCTGGCGGCCGGGCTGGCGGGCGGCGCGTCCCCGCTGCTGGTGCACGTGACGAACGCCATTGGCGGGGCGTTCCTGGCGATGTTCACGTTCGTGCTGATGTGGCTGCTGGGCTGGCTGGGTGCCGGACGGCCGGGCCGGGCGGCCGAGGTGTACGGCGCGAGTTTCGCGTTGTTGCCGCCGCTGTACCTGCTGGTGACGGTCGTGGCGCTCCTGACGCCCCGCGACGCCTGGATGCCGGCCGCCGGGGCGCTGGCGCAGGCGGGCAGCGACAATCAGGCGGTGCAGCGGCTGGCGCTGGCCGGACTGGCCCGCACGCCCGCCGCGTTCCTGCTGCTGGCCGTGACGATGCTGGGCACGGCCGCGCAGTGCGCCCTGAGCTTCCCGGCGTTCCGTGAGTTGACCGGGCGGCCCGGCCGGGCGCTGCTGGGGGCGCTGCTGCCGCTGCTGCCGGCGCTGGCGGTGGGGTTCATCGCGCTGGCGCCACTGCTGTTCCAGCGTTGAGCCAACGCGTGAAGGGGGCCGCCCAGTTGCCGGGCGGCCCCCTTCTGCATGGTAGGTGCGGTTCAGCCGAAGACGGACCGGGCCGGGTCCCACAGGCGCCACAGTTCGTACAGGCCGATCAGCAGGTGCAGCACGAGTTTGGCGGCCAGTCCGGCCAGCAGGCCGATCAGGGTGCCCCACGCGGCCCGCGCGGCGTCCAGCGGGGCCTTGCGTACGACCAGCAGTTCCGCGATCAGCGCGCCGGCCAGCGGGCCGACGATCAGGCCGAACGGAATGAAGATACCGACCAGACCGCCGATCAGCGCGCCCCACACGGCCTGACGGCTCCCGCCGTACCGGCGGGCCCCCCAGGCCGAGGCGACGTTGTCGACCATGCTGATGGCGACCGTGATCAGCAGGAAGGTCAGCAGGAACGGCAGGTCCGGCCACGGCTGGAATCCGTCGACCAGCGTGGCGGCGACGGACCCCAGGAAGATGATGACGGTGGCGGGTACGGCGGGCACGAACGTGCCGATCATGCCGATCACCCAGGCGACGAGGAAGATCAGGAAGGCGAGACTCACGCCGTACAGTACGCCGCGCTGCCCGCCGCCGTTCCCGGACGCGGGAGGGAACATGAAAAGACCCCCACCGAGGTGGGGGCTGCTTGGTTGCAGGGACAGGATTTGAACCTGCGACCTCCGGGTTATGAGCCCGACGAGCTACCAGACTGCTCTACCCTGCGTTACTCTGGTTAAACTTTCTGCGTCTGCGTCGCGGTTTCTTTCGTTCCCGCTCTCAGCGCTCAGGAATAGTACCTCGGGTTCCCGGAACTGTCAACTTTGTGTCACGCTGCACTTTTTTGCCGTGCTGCACGTCCGGCCTCCGGCACCTGCCGGAACAGCGCTGTTTCGGGGGGAATCCCACCGCCCACCCTGCCCGCGCCCGTTACGCTGAACCCCGTGACCGACGCCCCCCTCACCCCCGCCCGGAGCGGCCCCCCGGCAGGCAGCGCCATCGAGCAGCGCAAACTGCGGCACATCGAGGCCTGCCTGCGCCCGGACAGTCAGTACGCCGCGCGCCCCACCGGCCTGCACGAGGTGCCCTGGCCGTACCGCGCCCTGCCGGAACGCGACCTGGAGGGCGTGGACCTGCGCACGACCTTCCTGGACTGCCCCCTGAGCGCCCCGGTCCTGATCGGCGCGATGACCGGCGGCGCCGACGCGGCCGGGCGCATCAACCGCAACCTCGCCATGGCCGCGCAGCGCCTGGGGATCGGCATGATGCTCGGCTCGCAGCGCGTGATGCTGGAACGCCCGCAGGCCCGCGCCAGCTTCCTGGTGCGCGAGTGGGCGCCGGACATCCTGCTCGTCGGGAACCTGGGCGGCGCGCAGTTCCTGCTCGGCTACGACGACACCCACGCGGCGAGGGCCGTGCAGGAGGTCGGGGCGGACGCCCTGGCCATTCACGTCAATCCCCTGCAGGAGGCGCTGCAACCTGGCGGTGACACCCGCTGGGCCGGCCTGACCGACCGGCTGGCCGCGCTGGTCCCCACGCTGCCCTTCCCGGTGATCCTGAAGGAGGTCGGGCACGGCCTGGACCGCCGCACCGTGCAGGCCGTGGCGGGCGCGGGCTTCGCGGCGCTGGACGTGGCCGGGGCGGGCGGCACCAGCTGGGCGCGGGTCGAGCAGCTGGTTCACCACGGGCACGTGCGCACACCGGACCTGTGCGACCTCGGCATTCCGACCGCGCAGGCCATCCGGGAGGCGCGGGCGGCCGCGCCGGGCACGCCGCTGATCGCGTCGGGCGGGATTCGCACGGGACTGGACGCCGCCCGCGCCCTGAGCCTGGGCGCGCAGGTCGTCGCCGTGGCCCGCCCGCTGCTGGAACCGGCCCTGGACAGCGCGGACGCCGCCGAGGTCTGGTTGCGGCAGTTCATTCACGAGTTGCGGGTCGCGCTGTTCGTCGGGGGGTACGCGGGCCTGGACGACCTGCGCGCCGGGGCGGGGTTCAGCGCAGGCGGCCCAGCGAACGGCGGATAAGCTGGTCGGCGTTCAGGTCCGGTTCGGCGGCCAGCAGTTCGGCCACGGTCGCCCGGACCTGCGCCTCGCGGAAGCCCAGGGCCAGCAGGGCGTCCACGGCGTCGCGGCCGGCGGTGGTCGTGACCCGCGCCGCCTTCACGCCGCCCGCGCCGCTGGCCGGGGCTGCCAGATGTTCCGGGACCTTGCCCTGCAATTCCAGGACCAGCCGCTCGGCGGTCTTCTTGCCGACGCCGCTGACGCTGCTCAGGAGTTTCACGTCGCCGCCCAGCACCCCGGCCGCCAGGGCGCTGACCGGCATGGCGGACAGCAGCGCCAGCGCCAGTTTCGGCCCGACCCCGCTGACGCTGGTGAGCAGGTCGAAGATCCGGACGCTGTCGGCGTCGTGGAAGCCGAACAGCAGCTGCGCGTCCTCGCGCACCACGAAGCGGGTGTTCAGTTCGGCCGTCTCGCCCGCCGTGAGTTTCCCCAGGGTGCTGGACGGGCACTGCACCTCGTACCCCACGCCGCCCGCCACGATCACGGCGCTGTGTTCACGTATTTCCCGGACCACGCCGGACAGGTAGGCAATCATCCTCCCCAGTGTACATTCCGCTCTGAACAGAAACAGCGGCGGGCGGCAGGTTCGCACCACCCCCGCCCCCGCGCGGCGCCGCGGTGTGCTGCACTGTGAAGCATGGTGATCCTGCGTCCCGCCCGCCAATCCGACCGCGCCGCGCTGCTGCGCATCTGCCTGGAAACCGGCGACAGCGGCCAGGACGCCACCGCCCTGTACCGCGACCCCCACCTGCTGGGGCAGGTGTACGCCGCGCCGTACCTGACCTTCGCGCCGGACTTCGCGTTCGTGCTGGAGGACGCCCTGGGGGTCGGCGGGTACGTCCTGGGCACGCCGGACACCGCCGCCTTCGAGGACACCCTGGAACGCGCGTGGTGGCCGCCGCTGCGCCGCCAGTACCCGGACCCGCAGGCCATTGCGCCCGCCGACCGCACGCCGGACGAACGGATCGCGCACCTGATCCACCACCCGCGCCGCACCCCGCCGGACCTGCTCGCCGCGTACCCGGCGCACCTGCACATCGACCTGCTGCCACGCGTGCAGGGAGGCGGGCGGGGCCGCGCCCTGATGGACACGCTGCTGGGCGCACTGCGGGAGGCCGGCGCGGTCGGCGTCCACCTGGGCGTCGGGGCGCGCAACGTGAACGCCCAGGGCTTCTACCGGCACCTGGGCTTCCACGAGCTGGGCCGCACGCCGGGTGCCGTCACGTTCGGCCGACGCCTGGACTGACCCGGACTCCGGTTGAATGGGCTGCAAAGCCCGCCGGGTCCGAGCGAAACGAACGGCAGTCCGTATCACCCGCGCCCGTCCCTGGCGTTCAGCCGGCGCGCCGCAGACTGAACGCCAGCAGGGCCGCGCCCAGCAGCCCGGCCAGCAGCGCGCCCACCCGGAAGATCAGGCCCTCGTGACCCGGCTGGCTGGTCAGCAGCACCGGGCTCAGGAACTGCCCCAGGAAGATGGCGCTGCTCATGCCGGCCGTCACCCGGCCCCGCCACGCGGGGGGCGTCAGGTCCGCCAGCCAGGTGTACAGGTTCGGGAAGACCAGCCCGCCGCCCAGCCCGCCCAGGATCAGGCCCAGCAGCGCGCCCGTGACGCTTTGGGCGCCGGACACGGTCAGCCACCCGGCCGCCAGCAGGCCCAGGCCCAGCGCCGCCGTGCGCTGCGCGTGAAAGCGCCCGGTGAAGCGCGAGTACGCCAGCGACGTGAGCGCCGCGACCAGCGTGAACGCGCCCAGCAGCAACCCGGTCACGGCGGGCGCGGCGCCCAGGGTGCGCAGCAGGAACGGCCCCTGGGTGG
Above is a genomic segment from Deinococcus depolymerans containing:
- the fni gene encoding type 2 isopentenyl-diphosphate Delta-isomerase, translating into MTDAPLTPARSGPPAGSAIEQRKLRHIEACLRPDSQYAARPTGLHEVPWPYRALPERDLEGVDLRTTFLDCPLSAPVLIGAMTGGADAAGRINRNLAMAAQRLGIGMMLGSQRVMLERPQARASFLVREWAPDILLVGNLGGAQFLLGYDDTHAARAVQEVGADALAIHVNPLQEALQPGGDTRWAGLTDRLAALVPTLPFPVILKEVGHGLDRRTVQAVAGAGFAALDVAGAGGTSWARVEQLVHHGHVRTPDLCDLGIPTAQAIREARAAAPGTPLIASGGIRTGLDAARALSLGAQVVAVARPLLEPALDSADAAEVWLRQFIHELRVALFVGGYAGLDDLRAGAGFSAGGPANGG
- the ruvA gene encoding Holliday junction branch migration protein RuvA gives rise to the protein MIAYLSGVVREIREHSAVIVAGGVGYEVQCPSSTLGKLTAGETAELNTRFVVREDAQLLFGFHDADSVRIFDLLTSVSGVGPKLALALLSAMPVSALAAGVLGGDVKLLSSVSGVGKKTAERLVLELQGKVPEHLAAPASGAGGVKAARVTTTAGRDAVDALLALGFREAQVRATVAELLAAEPDLNADQLIRRSLGRLR
- a CDS encoding GNAT family N-acetyltransferase gives rise to the protein MVILRPARQSDRAALLRICLETGDSGQDATALYRDPHLLGQVYAAPYLTFAPDFAFVLEDALGVGGYVLGTPDTAAFEDTLERAWWPPLRRQYPDPQAIAPADRTPDERIAHLIHHPRRTPPDLLAAYPAHLHIDLLPRVQGGGRGRALMDTLLGALREAGAVGVHLGVGARNVNAQGFYRHLGFHELGRTPGAVTFGRRLD
- a CDS encoding DUF456 domain-containing protein, with amino-acid sequence MSLAFLIFLVAWVIGMIGTFVPAVPATVIIFLGSVAATLVDGFQPWPDLPFLLTFLLITVAISMVDNVASAWGARRYGGSRQAVWGALIGGLVGIFIPFGLIVGPLAGALIAELLVVRKAPLDAARAAWGTLIGLLAGLAAKLVLHLLIGLYELWRLWDPARSVFG